The Cupriavidus necator N-1 DNA window TGCAAAAAGCGGTTTCGCTTTCCCTTGCAGGAGAACGAAACCGCTTCGGGAGCCGGCGGTCTTGCCAGGCAAGACCGCAAGCCTGCCAGTGCTTAGTGGCGGAAGTGGCGCGTGCCGGTCACCACCATGGCGATGCCGCGCTCGTCGGCGGCGGCGATCACTTCGTCGTCGCGCATCGAGCCGCCCGGCTGGATCACGCAGGTCGCGCCCGCGTCGACCACCACGTCCAGGCCATCACGGAACGGGAAGAACGCGTCAGAGGCCACGGCCGAGCCGGCCAGCGTCAGGCCGGCGTTCTGCGCCTTGATGCTGGCGATGCGGGCCGAATCCACGCGGCTCATCTGGCCGGCGCCAACGCCCAGCGTCATGCCGCCGCCGCAGAACACGATGGCGTTGGACTTGACGAACTTGGCCACGCGCCAGGCGAACATCAGGTCGTCCATTTCCTTCGGGGTCGGGTGGCGGCGCGTCACCACGCGCAGCTCGGACGGCTGCACGTTCCTGGCGTCCGGGCTCTGCACCAGCAGGCCGCCGCCGACACGCTTGAAGTCATACTGGTTGATGCCCTTGCCCAGCGGGATTTCCAGCAGGCGCACGTTCTGCTTGGCCGCGAATACGGCACGCGCGCCGGCGCTGAACGACGGGGCGATCAGCACTTCGACGAACTGCTTGGCCACGGCCTGAGCGGCGGCTTCGTCCAGCTCGACATTGAAGGCGATGATGCCGCCGAAGGCCGAGGTCGAATCGGTCTTGAAGGCCTTGTCATACGCTTCCAGCGCATTCGCGCCCAGCGCCACGCCGCACGGGTTGGCATGCTTGATGATGACGCAGGCGGCGCCGTTGGCGGCGTCGAACGATTTGACGCATTCCCAGGCCGCGTCGGCATCGGCGATGTTGTTGTACGACAGTTCCTTGCCCTGCAGCTGCACGTAGTTGGCCAGCGCGCCGTCCACGGCCTTCAGGTCGCGGTAGAACGCGGCGGACTGGTGCGGGTTCTCGCCGTAGCGCATTTCCTGCACCTTGTCGAAGGCCAGGTTCAGCGTCTGCGGGTAGGCGCTGCGGGCCTGGTGCGACTTGTCGGCACCCAGGCTGGTCAGGTAGTTGGTGATGGCGCCGTCGTACTGCGCGGTGTGCGCGAACACCTTGGTGGCCAGGCGGAAATTGGTGTCGTAGCCGACGCTGTTGGCGTTGGCGCGCATTTCATCGAGCACCACGGCGTAGTCGGCCGGGTCGACGATCACGGTCACGTCGCGATGGTTCTTGGCCGCCGAACGCAGCATGGTCGGGCCGCCGATGTCGATGTTCTCGATCGCGTCGGGCAGGGTGCAGTCATCCTTGGCCACGGTCTGCTGGAACGGGTACAGGTTCACCACCAGCAGGTCGATCGTCGGGATGTCGTGCTCGGCCAGCGCGGCCATGTGCTCGGGCAGGTCGCGGCGCGCCAGGATGCCGCCGTGCACCTTCGGGTGCAGCGTCTTGACGCGGCCGTCGAGCATTTCCGGGAAGCCGGTGTAGTCGGCCACCTCCGTCACGGGCAGGCCGCTGTCGGCCAGCAGCTTGGCGGTGCCGCCGGTGGAAAGCAGCGTGACGCCGAGCGCGTTCAGTTCGCGCGCGAAATCGACGATGCCGGTCTTGTCGGAAACGGAGAGTAGGGCTTGCTTGATCATGGCTGTGGGAGATGCTTCAAATTCAAAGTAAACCGTGCTGCTGCAGCTTTTTGCGCAGCGTATTGCGATTGATGCCCAGGTATGCGGCCGCCAGCGACTGGTTGCGCTCGGCGCGCACCATCACGGCTTCCAGCAGCGGCCGTTCGACGGCCTCGAGCACCATGTTGTACATATTGGACGGCTCTTCGCCGTCCAGGTCGCGAAAGTACGTATCCAGGCTTTCCCGGATGCACTGGTCGATAGCGTTGCGGCTCATGCGGCAAGCAACTCCCCGTTTTTGTTGTTGTTCGCTTCGTCTTGGTCTTGTGCTGCGTCGTCCACGTACACCAGCCGGTCAGAGATCTGCGCCTGCTCGTCGAAGAACGCATTGACCGCCGCCAGTTGTTCGGCGGTGCTCTCCAGCGTGTTCATGCGGTGGCGGAACAGGTTGGCGCCGCGCAGCCCGCGCGTGTACCAGGCAATATGCTTGCGCGCGGTGCGCACGCCGGTGAATTCGCCATAGAAGTCGTAGTGGTCTTCCAGGTGCGCATTCATGATGGCGCGGATCTCGGCCACTTCCGGCGACGGCAGCATCTCGCCGGTCTTCAGGAAGTGCTCGATCTCACGGAACAGCCAGGGCCGGCCCTGCGCCGCGCGGCCGATCATGATCGCGTCCGCGCCGGTCAGCGCCAGTACTTGCTTTGCCTTCTGCGGCGTGGTGATGTCGCCGTTGGCGACCACCGGGATCGAGACCGCTGCCTTGACCGCGGCAATGGTCTCGTACTCGGCGTCGCCATGGTACAGGTCGGCGCGGGTGCGGCCGTGGATGGTCAGCATGCTGATGCCCGCGTCCTCGACCATGTGCGCGATGCGCAGCGCATTGCGGTTCTCGCGGTTCCAGCCAGTGCGGATCTTCAGCGTGACCGGTACCCGGTCGCCCACGGCGCCGACCACGGCCTGGACGATGCGCACCACCAGCGGCTCGTTCTGCAGCAGGGCCGAGCCGGCGGCGACGTTGCACACCTTCTTGGCCGGGCAGCCCATGTTGATGTCGATGATCTGCGCGCCGCGGTCCACGTTGTAGCGCGCGGCCTCGGCCATCATCGACGGCTCGGCGCCGGCGATCTGCACGGCGATGGGCTCGACCTCGCCGGCATGGTTGGCGCGGCGCATGGTCTTCTCGCTCTTCCACAGCTGTGCGTTGGACGCCACCATTTCCGACACCGCATAGCCTGCGCCGAGCTGCTTGCACAGTTGGCGGAAGGGCCGGTCCGTCACGCCCGCCATCGGGGCGACAAACAGGTTGTTGCGGAGTTGGTGAGGTCCGATCTGCACGATTGGGCGGCGGTTCTGAGAGGCTGTCCCGGTGACCGTAGCGCCTTCGCGGCGCGGATGGCGCCAGGGAAGGGATCGGGACGGCCTGCTCTGAGACGGAAGACGAAACGGAAAAACATGCCCCTGCCGAAACTGCTGCCGGCGTTGGATCGGGACATGTGCGAGGGCAGGATTCTACCGCCAAACCGTCGCCATTGCCCAAGATTTGAGCATCCGGAGCGCATCCGGGCAGGGGCCGTGGCGCAAACGCCGCCATGCGCGTGGCGCTTGCGCCACTGCCTGAGGTCAGTGGCGCATTCCGAACATCATGTGGCGCGCCAGCGCATGCCGCAGCGGCGGCAGGCAGGCCAGCGCGGCCAGCGACGCGCCCCGCGCGTGCGCGGCCAGCGGGTAGGCGATGCCGAACACGCGCGGCAGCAGGTCGGTCACGCCGATGGTGACGGCGCGGTCGAACCGGTGGCGGCTGGCGAAGGCTTGCAGCGCCTGCGGCGTGCAGGCGCTGCGCAGCGAATCGGCCAGCGCGAAGGCGTCGCGCAGGCCCAGGTTGAGCCCCTGGCCGGCCACCGGGTGCAGCGTTTGCGCGGCATTGCCGACCGCCGCCACGCGGCCGTTGACGGTCACCGGTGCGGCATTCAGGCCGAGCGGGAAGGCATGGCGCTTGCCGGCCAGCGTGAAATGGCCCATGCGGTCGCCAAAGGCCCGGCCCAGTTCCGCCGCGAACTCGGCTTCCGGCAACGCGATGCGCCGCGCGGCCTGGTCCGGCGGGCAGCACCACACCAGCGCATAGCCCGAAACGCCGTGCTCCTCGTGCGGCAGCAGCGCCAGCGGGCCTTCCTCGGTAAAGCGCTCCCAGGCCCAGCCCGGCTGCGGGCGCGAGCAGGTCACATGGGCGATCACCGCGGTCTGGCGGTAGTCGCGCGTGCGCGCGCCGCGCCCCTGGTGGGCGGCCTGCTGGTGGAACAGCCCGCCCTCGGCCTGCACCACCAGGCGCGCGGCCAGGTGCGCTACCTCGCCGTCGTGGCCGGTGCCGGCCAGCTGCACGGTGCCGGCATCGGGGTCGTCCGCGGCGCGCGGCGCGGGATCCTGTGCGATCTGGTCGATGCGGGTCTCGAACACGCGCTGCAGCCGGCCTTCGCCCGCCGCCTGCGCGGCATGGGCGAGCGCGCGCTCGAGTGCCTCGCACAAGTCGCCGTAGCGCACCACGTAGCCGAGCGCCGGCACGCCGTAGTCGTCATGGTGCAGCCGGACATGGCCGAAGCGGCCGCGCTGCGAGACATGGATGTGCTCGATCGGGCTGCCGGGCACCGGCCAGGCGCCGATCTGCTCCAGCAGCTGGCGGCTGCCATGCGACAGCGCGATCGCGCGCGGATCGCGCGCGGCGCGCGCCGGGGTGGCGGCATCGACTAGCGTCAGGCGCCAGCCGGTCGTGCGCAGCAGCTGGCAGGCCAGCGCCAGCCCGACCGGGCCGCCGCCGACGATGGCGATGTCGCGAAGGCCGTGGAAATCAGGCTGCGCGGCCGGCATCGTCGCTGCCTCCTGCATGACCCGCATCCGCCTCCGCTTGTGCTGCCGTATCGCGCTTCCAGCAGATCGCATCCGAGCGCGACTTGCCCGCCGCGGCGTCGCGCAGCGCGTTCTCGAGCTTCTGGTGATTGAAACCCGGCAGTGCGCGCAGCTGCTCCAGCAGTGCCACATGGTTGGCGGCATTGAGCGGCGCCACGCAGCCCTGGCCCGAATCGGGCGTGCCGATCAGGATCAGCCAGGCCGTGCCGGCCCAGGGCGCGCGGTCGGACACCCGCACCACCACGCGCTCGAGCGCGTCCCAGGCGACTTCCTCGCGCTGGCCGTCGGGGCGGTGCACCACCACGCGGTCGTCGTACAGGTTGATGATGAAGGGTTCGGACGGATCGGGCCGGCGGGTACTGCCAGCATTGCTGCCGCTGCGGGCCTGGCCCGGAAAGATCCTGCGCAGCCAGCCGATCATCGCAGACCTCCGGCAGCATTTGCGTTATCGCGCATCAGCGCCTCGATCTCGTCGGCCAGCACCGGCACGCCGCGCGTGATCAGCTCGCAGTCGCCGTCGGTGACCACGGCGTCGTCCTCGATGCGGATGCCGATATGCCAGTAGCGCTCGGGCACGTCCTCGGCCGGGCGCACATAGATGCCGGGCTCGATGGTCAGCACCATGCCCGGCTGCAGCGGCCGCCACGGGCGCTCGCCCTCGCCGCCGTGGCTGGCCACGCGGTATTCGCCCACGTCATGGACATCCATGCCAAGCCAGTGGCCGGTGCGGTGCATGTAGAAGCGGCGGTAGCTGCCGCTGGCCAGCACGTCGTCGAGCGTGCCTTCCTTGTTGCGGTCGAGCAGGCCGGTATCGAGCATGCCCTGGGCCAGCACGCGCACGGCGGCGTCATGCGGCACGTTGTAGGGCACGCCGGCGCGGGTCTCGGCAATGGCGGCGTCCTGCGCGGCCACCACCAGGTCGTACAGCTCTCGCTGCGCCGGCGAGAAGCGGCCCGAGACCGGGAAGGTGCGGGTGATGTCCGAGGCGTAGCCGTCGAACTCACATCCGGCATCGATCAGGCAAAGGTCGCCGTCCCGCAGTTCGGCGGGGCCGGCGCGGTAGTGCAGCACGCAGGCGTTGGGGCCGGCCGCGACGATCGAGTTATAGGCCACGCTCTGCGCGCCATGGCGGCGGAATTCATAGAGCAGTTCTGCTTCCAGGTGGTATTCGCGCAGCCCGGCGCGGGTGGCCTGCATGGCGCGCACATGGGCCCCGGCGGAGATCTGCGCCGCGCGGCGCATGGTGGCCAGTTCGCCCGCATCCTTGAACAGGCGCATTTCATCGAGCACGGTGCGGATGTCGAGCGCAACCGACGGCGCGGCCACCCCGGCGCGGCCCTGCATGCGCACGGCGTCCAGCCAGCGTCGCATCTGCACGTCGGTGCGGGTCGAGTCGGCCAGCGGGTAGGCAATCTGCGCGCGGTTGGCCAGCAGCGGCGGCAGCGCGGCATTGATCTCTTCGACCGAATGCGCTTCGTCAAAGCCAAAGGCGGCGCGCGCGCCTTCCGGGCCGAAACGGAAACCGTCCCAGATTTCGCGCTCTTCATGCTTGGGGCGGCAGAACAGGATGCTGCGGTCGGCATCGGCGGGGTCGCCCGGCGCGCCGGCCACCAGCACCAGCACGGCATCAGGCTCGGTAAAGCCGCTCAGATAATAGAAATAGCTGTCGTGCCGGTACGGGTAGTCGCTGTCGCGGTTGCGCATGGCTTCCGGCGCCGTGGGCAGGATCGCCACGCCGCCGCCGCCGGCGCGCAGGTGCTGCAGCACACGGGCGCGGCGGTCGCGGCAGGCGGCGAGGAGGGCGTTGTCGGGTGAGGACATGGTAGGGCCTGGGATGAGGAGGATCAGGGCGATTCTACCGCCGCTGGCGCCTTGCTGGCCGCGGGATCTTCCGGGCAGCCTGCCCAGTCAGTCGACTTAGCGCCCGTGCGCCGCCACAGGCGCTGCTGCCGCAAGCGCCGCATCCAGCTCAGCCAGCTGCGCCGGCGTGCCCACGTTCTCCCAGCGTCCGTCGAAGCGTTCGCCGGTAGCAGCGCCAGCCTCGATGGCCTCCCAGTAGTAGGGTGTCATCGGCATTTTGGTGCCAGGTTCGATGGCGGTGAAGAGGCGCGTGTCGTACAGGCCGATATTGCCGAATGTCAGCCGTTCGCCACCGTTGGCCAGTGTCCCGTCGAGCGTCAGGAGGCCGTTCGGTTCCAAGGTGAAGTCGCCGTTCGGGTGAAAATCCGGGTTGGGCACCATCACCAGGTGCATGCGCGGGGCGGGCGCGCCGGCCATGTCGTGCGCGCGAGGCAACAGCCTGCGGAAGTCGTAGTCGCAGAAAATGTCGCCCGACACGGCCAGGAAGATCTCGCCGCGCTCCGGGTGCGCGGACAGCAGCGGCAGGGCCTGTGCTATGCCGCCGGCGGTTTCCAGCGCAGTGCCCTCGGCAGAATAGGCCAGCCGCACGCCGAAACGGCTGCCGTCTCCCAGCGCGGCTTCGATCTGTGCGCCCAGCCAGGCATGGTTGATGACGATGTCGCGCAGGCCGGCACGCGCCAGCGCCTCGATCTTCCAGACGATCAGTGGCTTGCCGCCCACCGCCAGCAGCGGCTTGGGGCAGGTATCGGTCAACGGACGCATGCGGTCGCCGCGGCCGGCGGCGAAGATCATGGCCTTCATCAGAACAGAGCCTCCAGGGCAAGCAGCGCGGCCATGCCACCGGCGATGGTCCAGCCCACGCTGCGGGTTCGAGCGGCGATCAGGATGGCCACCACGCCGGCCACCAGCCGCGCGTTGGCGGGGGTGAGGGCAAGCTCGCCATGCTGCATCAGCAGGTCAGGGGCGATCAGCGCCGACAGCATCGCTGCCGGCACGAACTGCAGCGCGGTGCGGAACCACGACGGCAGCCGCACGCGGCCTTCCACGGCGATGAACGACAGGCGGATCAGGAAGGTCGCCAGGCCCGCGGCAAGGAAGACCCACAGCAGGGTCATCGCACTCATGCGGCCCCCTTGCCGGCCGGTCCGCCTGGCGCGGCATCGGCGCCACGGCTGGCCGGGCGTGGCCCGGGGCGGTTGCCGCGGCCCAGCACCAGCATGCCCGCGGCAATGCCGCCGAGCGCCGCCACCATCAGCCCGAGCTTGTGCGGCAGGCTGTAGCAGGCCACCGCCAGCACGCTGGCGGCCAACGCCGCGGCCACGTGCGAGCGGTGCTTCAGGCCCGGCACGATGATGCCGATGAAGGTCAGCGGCAGGAAGAAATCGAGCGGCCAGTCGCGCGGCACCTGGGCGCCGACCAGCACGCCGGCCAGCGTCGACAGCTGCCAGCTGGCCCACAGGGCGAAGCCGCCGCCGAAGTAGTACCAGTGGCGGTAGCGGGCGCGCGGGCCGCTGTCGCCAAGCCGGTGCGTCATCGCGGCAAAGGCTTCGTCGGTCAGCAGGTAGGCGATCAGCGCCTTCCAGCGCCGCGGCAGGTGCGCGAGCGTGGGCGCGATGGTGGCGGAATACAGCGCGTGGCGCAGGTTGACCATGGCCACCGTCAGCGTGATCACCACTGCCGGGGTGCCGGCGGTCCACAACTGGGTCAGGATCATCTGCGAGGCGCCGCCGAACACGACCACGCTCATCGCGCAGGCCAGCCACGCCGGCATGCCGGCGCCGACGGCCAGCACGCCATAGATCAGGCCGAACGGCACCACGCCCAGCAGCATCGGCGCGAGCGCGCGCGCGCCGGCCAGCCATTCGCCGGCGGCGGTGATGGCGGGGGCGTGGTGGTCGGGCAGAACCGGCTCGTTGTCGGGCACGGCGTCAGAACGTGTAGCCGGCGGGGCTGGCCACGCCTTCGAGCGCGTCCAGCAGCCGGATCAGCTTGCGCAGTTCGGTGTAGCGGCCGGCCACCTGGCGGGTGTACTTCATCACCAGCGGCAGGTTGGCCAGGTAGCCGTCCTTGCCGTCGCGGTGGTACAGGCGGGCGAAGATGCCCAGCACCTTAAGGTGGCGCTGCAGGCCCATCCACTCAAAATCGCGATAGAACTCGCCAAAGTCGGCATTGACCGGCAGCCCGGCCTTGCGCGCGCGCTCCCAGTAGCGGATCAGCCAGTCCAGCTGCTGCTCCTCGTCCCATTCGATATAGGCGTCGCGCCACAGCGAGACCGCGTCGTAGGTGATCGGGCCGATCACCGCGTCCTGGAAGTCGAGCACGCCCGGGTTGGCGCCGCCGTCGAGCACCATCAGGTTGCGCGAGTGGAAATCGCGGTGTACGTAGACCTGCGGCTGCGCAAGATTATTGGCGAGTAGCGTTTCAGTCACTTCGTGCAGATCAGCCTGCTGGGCCTCGGTCAGGCTGGCTCCCAGTTGCTTGGCCACGTACCACTGCGGGAACAGGTCGAGCTCGCGCTGCAGCAGCGCGCGGTCGTAGGCCGGAAGCTCGCCGGGGCGGGTGGCGGCCTGGATGCGGACCAGCGTGGCGGCCGCGTCGGCGTACATGCCGTGGGCGGTGGAATCATCGAGCCGCGACAGGTAGGTCTGGTTGCCGAGGTCGGCCAGCAGCAGGAAACCCTGCTCCAGGTCCTGCGCCAGCACGGTCGGCACGGTCACGCCGGCCGCGCCGAACAGCCCGCACACATGGATGAACGGGCGGCAGTCCTCGTGCGCCGGCGGGGCGTCCATCACGATGGCCGTGGGATGCGCCGGATGGCCGGTGCTGACGCGGAAATAGCGCCGGAAGCTGGCGTCGGCCGAGGCGGGGGCGCAGGAATCGGGATCGGCGGACCATGCCGGGCCGAGTCCGGATACCCAGGCCTTGAGCTGGTCCAGGCGCGGGTCGTGGGAGAGAGCTGCCATACAGATACGTGTGGGGAACGGGCGCAGAGTGGAAATGAAACCGAAAGTAAGCGGGAAGGGGACCCTAGGTTGCCCCGTATAATACCCGACCAGACCCGGGCGCCGGGTGGCCCCCGGGAGGGGCCATTCGGTGCCCCGCAGCCTGCTCCGGCAGGGGCTGGCGGCTTGCAGGCGGGCCGCAGCCGACGCCGAGACTGACAACCCGTGCGAATGACCGAACAACAACGATCACCGAACAACAGGGCCTTGCCTTCGCCTGCCCCAACCAGCGTTCCTGCCCGAGCCAGGCGCGCCGGCGGCCTGCACGCGGGCGCGCTGCGGCCGCTGGTGCTGGCCATGGCCAGCCTGTCGGCCGGCGCACACGCCCAGATGTCCGGTTCGGCGATCCCCGATCTCGACCAGGTCGAGCCAGTGTTCGAAGCCGCGCCGAAAGCGCCGCAGCTTCCGGTGGAGTCCGGCGAACTGGTGCCGCGGCTTGCCGAACCCGGCAAACAGTCAGACGCCGGCCCCGGCGGCCCGACCTTTATCGAGGCCGACCGCATGACCGGCTACAGCGAGCGTGGCGTCGAGCTGGAAGGCCATGCCGAGCTGCGCCGTGACGGCGGTGCGATCAAGGGCGACAAGCTGACCTACGACCAGGACACCGACGAAGCCTTCGCGCAGGGCAATGTACGGATGTCGCGCAGCGGCACGCTGGCGGTCGGCCCCGAGGCGCGGATGAAAGTCGAGGCCAACGAAGGCTACATGCTGTCGCCGGACTATTATTTCCAGCAGACCGGCGGCACGGGCAAGGCCGAGCGCATCGACTTCCTGGACAAGGACCGCAGCACCGCCAGGCACGCGTCGTACACCACCTGTTCGCCCGACAACGCCGACTGGTACTTCAGCGCGAACCGGATCGACCTGGACAACGACCGCCAGGTGGGCGTGGCCTACGGCGGCGTGCTGAACTTCTTCGGCGTGCCGATCGCGGCGGCGCCGGCGTTCAGCTTTCCGCTGAACGACGAGCGCCGCAGCGGGTTCCTGGCGCCGCTGATGGGCTACAGCTCGCGTTCGGGCTTCGACCTGACCACGCCGTACTACGTCAACATTGCGCCGAACCGCGACCTGACCATCTATCCGCGTCTGATGACGGAGCGTGGCCTGCAGCTCGGCGGTGAGTACCGTTACCTTGGCCAGGGCTACAACGGGCGCCTGCGCGCCGAGTTTCTGCCGGACGACAAGAAGACCAATTCAAACCGCTGGGCCTACTCGGTCCAGCATAACCAGAACCTGGCCAAGGGTCTCAATGCCTACCTGAACGTGAACCGGGTATCGGACGACCAATACCCGGACGACTTCAATCGCAGCGTTGCGCAGTCCGCGCAACGCCAGTACCTGCAGGAAGGCGGCGTTACCTACAACTGGCAGGATTTCACGGTGCTGGCGCGGGTGCAGAAGTTCCAGACGCTGCGCCCCAGCGAGCCGTCGTACGAGCGCGTGCCGCAGCTCAACGGCAAGTACATCCGCTATGACCTGGGTGGCTTCGACGTGCAGGTGGAAGCGGACTACACGCGCTTCCGCATTCCGCTGACGTCCACCGGCCTTCAGCAGCCACAGGGCGAGCGCATGTATATCCAGCCGAGCATCAGCTACCCGATCGTGCGGGCGGGCTGGTACGTGACGCCGAAGGTCACCTTCAACGCGGCGCAGTACCAGATGGAGGCGGCTTCCAACACGCCTACGGCGCAGAATAACTTCTCGCGCGTGCTGCCGACCATGAGCCTGGATTCGGGCATGACGTTCGAGCGCGAGGCACCGACGGTCAGTCGCCTGTTCGGCGTGAACTATGTGCAGACGCTGGAGCCGCGCCTGTTCTACGTGTACACCCCGTTCCGCGACCAGAGCCAGTTCCCGCTGTTCGACACGGTGCAGTCCGACTTCGGCTACGGGCAGATCTTCAGCGAGAACCCGTTCACCGGCTACGACCGCATTGCCGACAACAACAAGCTGACCGGCGGCCTGACCACGCGCCTGATCGAAGCCGACACTGGCATCGAGCG harbors:
- the purH gene encoding bifunctional phosphoribosylaminoimidazolecarboxamide formyltransferase/IMP cyclohydrolase translates to MIKQALLSVSDKTGIVDFARELNALGVTLLSTGGTAKLLADSGLPVTEVADYTGFPEMLDGRVKTLHPKVHGGILARRDLPEHMAALAEHDIPTIDLLVVNLYPFQQTVAKDDCTLPDAIENIDIGGPTMLRSAAKNHRDVTVIVDPADYAVVLDEMRANANSVGYDTNFRLATKVFAHTAQYDGAITNYLTSLGADKSHQARSAYPQTLNLAFDKVQEMRYGENPHQSAAFYRDLKAVDGALANYVQLQGKELSYNNIADADAAWECVKSFDAANGAACVIIKHANPCGVALGANALEAYDKAFKTDSTSAFGGIIAFNVELDEAAAQAVAKQFVEVLIAPSFSAGARAVFAAKQNVRLLEIPLGKGINQYDFKRVGGGLLVQSPDARNVQPSELRVVTRRHPTPKEMDDLMFAWRVAKFVKSNAIVFCGGGMTLGVGAGQMSRVDSARIASIKAQNAGLTLAGSAVASDAFFPFRDGLDVVVDAGATCVIQPGGSMRDDEVIAAADERGIAMVVTGTRHFRH
- a CDS encoding Fis family transcriptional regulator produces the protein MSRNAIDQCIRESLDTYFRDLDGEEPSNMYNMVLEAVERPLLEAVMVRAERNQSLAAAYLGINRNTLRKKLQQHGLL
- the dusB gene encoding tRNA dihydrouridine synthase DusB yields the protein MQIGPHQLRNNLFVAPMAGVTDRPFRQLCKQLGAGYAVSEMVASNAQLWKSEKTMRRANHAGEVEPIAVQIAGAEPSMMAEAARYNVDRGAQIIDINMGCPAKKVCNVAAGSALLQNEPLVVRIVQAVVGAVGDRVPVTLKIRTGWNRENRNALRIAHMVEDAGISMLTIHGRTRADLYHGDAEYETIAAVKAAVSIPVVANGDITTPQKAKQVLALTGADAIMIGRAAQGRPWLFREIEHFLKTGEMLPSPEVAEIRAIMNAHLEDHYDFYGEFTGVRTARKHIAWYTRGLRGANLFRHRMNTLESTAEQLAAVNAFFDEQAQISDRLVYVDDAAQDQDEANNNKNGELLAA
- a CDS encoding UbiH/UbiF/VisC/COQ6 family ubiquinone biosynthesis hydroxylase: MPAAQPDFHGLRDIAIVGGGPVGLALACQLLRTTGWRLTLVDAATPARAARDPRAIALSHGSRQLLEQIGAWPVPGSPIEHIHVSQRGRFGHVRLHHDDYGVPALGYVVRYGDLCEALERALAHAAQAAGEGRLQRVFETRIDQIAQDPAPRAADDPDAGTVQLAGTGHDGEVAHLAARLVVQAEGGLFHQQAAHQGRGARTRDYRQTAVIAHVTCSRPQPGWAWERFTEEGPLALLPHEEHGVSGYALVWCCPPDQAARRIALPEAEFAAELGRAFGDRMGHFTLAGKRHAFPLGLNAAPVTVNGRVAAVGNAAQTLHPVAGQGLNLGLRDAFALADSLRSACTPQALQAFASRHRFDRAVTIGVTDLLPRVFGIAYPLAAHARGASLAALACLPPLRHALARHMMFGMRH
- a CDS encoding aminopeptidase P N-terminal domain-containing protein, producing the protein MSSPDNALLAACRDRRARVLQHLRAGGGGVAILPTAPEAMRNRDSDYPYRHDSYFYYLSGFTEPDAVLVLVAGAPGDPADADRSILFCRPKHEEREIWDGFRFGPEGARAAFGFDEAHSVEEINAALPPLLANRAQIAYPLADSTRTDVQMRRWLDAVRMQGRAGVAAPSVALDIRTVLDEMRLFKDAGELATMRRAAQISAGAHVRAMQATRAGLREYHLEAELLYEFRRHGAQSVAYNSIVAAGPNACVLHYRAGPAELRDGDLCLIDAGCEFDGYASDITRTFPVSGRFSPAQRELYDLVVAAQDAAIAETRAGVPYNVPHDAAVRVLAQGMLDTGLLDRNKEGTLDDVLASGSYRRFYMHRTGHWLGMDVHDVGEYRVASHGGEGERPWRPLQPGMVLTIEPGIYVRPAEDVPERYWHIGIRIEDDAVVTDGDCELITRGVPVLADEIEALMRDNANAAGGLR
- the murU gene encoding N-acetylmuramate alpha-1-phosphate uridylyltransferase MurU; the protein is MKAMIFAAGRGDRMRPLTDTCPKPLLAVGGKPLIVWKIEALARAGLRDIVINHAWLGAQIEAALGDGSRFGVRLAYSAEGTALETAGGIAQALPLLSAHPERGEIFLAVSGDIFCDYDFRRLLPRAHDMAGAPAPRMHLVMVPNPDFHPNGDFTLEPNGLLTLDGTLANGGERLTFGNIGLYDTRLFTAIEPGTKMPMTPYYWEAIEAGAATGERFDGRWENVGTPAQLAELDAALAAAAPVAAHGR
- a CDS encoding AzlD domain-containing protein; the protein is MSAMTLLWVFLAAGLATFLIRLSFIAVEGRVRLPSWFRTALQFVPAAMLSALIAPDLLMQHGELALTPANARLVAGVVAILIAARTRSVGWTIAGGMAALLALEALF
- a CDS encoding AzlC family ABC transporter permease; the encoded protein is MPDNEPVLPDHHAPAITAAGEWLAGARALAPMLLGVVPFGLIYGVLAVGAGMPAWLACAMSVVVFGGASQMILTQLWTAGTPAVVITLTVAMVNLRHALYSATIAPTLAHLPRRWKALIAYLLTDEAFAAMTHRLGDSGPRARYRHWYYFGGGFALWASWQLSTLAGVLVGAQVPRDWPLDFFLPLTFIGIIVPGLKHRSHVAAALAASVLAVACYSLPHKLGLMVAALGGIAAGMLVLGRGNRPGPRPASRGADAAPGGPAGKGAA
- a CDS encoding aminoglycoside phosphotransferase family protein yields the protein MAALSHDPRLDQLKAWVSGLGPAWSADPDSCAPASADASFRRYFRVSTGHPAHPTAIVMDAPPAHEDCRPFIHVCGLFGAAGVTVPTVLAQDLEQGFLLLADLGNQTYLSRLDDSTAHGMYADAAATLVRIQAATRPGELPAYDRALLQRELDLFPQWYVAKQLGASLTEAQQADLHEVTETLLANNLAQPQVYVHRDFHSRNLMVLDGGANPGVLDFQDAVIGPITYDAVSLWRDAYIEWDEEQQLDWLIRYWERARKAGLPVNADFGEFYRDFEWMGLQRHLKVLGIFARLYHRDGKDGYLANLPLVMKYTRQVAGRYTELRKLIRLLDALEGVASPAGYTF
- a CDS encoding LPS-assembly protein LptD, yielding MTEQQRSPNNRALPSPAPTSVPARARRAGGLHAGALRPLVLAMASLSAGAHAQMSGSAIPDLDQVEPVFEAAPKAPQLPVESGELVPRLAEPGKQSDAGPGGPTFIEADRMTGYSERGVELEGHAELRRDGGAIKGDKLTYDQDTDEAFAQGNVRMSRSGTLAVGPEARMKVEANEGYMLSPDYYFQQTGGTGKAERIDFLDKDRSTARHASYTTCSPDNADWYFSANRIDLDNDRQVGVAYGGVLNFFGVPIAAAPAFSFPLNDERRSGFLAPLMGYSSRSGFDLTTPYYVNIAPNRDLTIYPRLMTERGLQLGGEYRYLGQGYNGRLRAEFLPDDKKTNSNRWAYSVQHNQNLAKGLNAYLNVNRVSDDQYPDDFNRSVAQSAQRQYLQEGGVTYNWQDFTVLARVQKFQTLRPSEPSYERVPQLNGKYIRYDLGGFDVQVEADYTRFRIPLTSTGLQQPQGERMYIQPSISYPIVRAGWYVTPKVTFNAAQYQMEAASNTPTAQNNFSRVLPTMSLDSGMTFEREAPTVSRLFGVNYVQTLEPRLFYVYTPFRDQSQFPLFDTVQSDFGYGQIFSENPFTGYDRIADNNKLTGGLTTRLIEADTGIERFRGTIAQRYDFTGQRVQINSTLADPKAGFSDLLAATTIQMFRGYYLDAGVQYNPDSDRINYGNVALSYRPESRKVINAGYRYRRPTSVTDNTAIDQFEVSSQWPITRRAYGIARFAFDLTASQMVDALAGVEYAADCWVGRVVYQRFRNTTNGYTGRVFLQVEFRGLSKIGSNPLNILRLNVPGYEPVSAKPVPTTQFDHYE